In Actinoplanes derwentensis, the following proteins share a genomic window:
- a CDS encoding sulfotransferase family protein gives MAPTFVISTGRCGSTLLSRMLRLHPDVLSLSELLSTVRSRHPFGGETDGAEFWRMLSDPDPAVDLMVTEGLTVSELIYPYGRGRFDPAEGVPAICHMTLPMLTDDPDTLYDELAAEVPAWPSRPVADQYRALFSFLSARCDRPVVVERSGGSLNMLPQLRAAFPDARFVYLTRDGADSAVSMSGHAGFRLMLVGREAARLSGVRGPDQLGPAQMPMLPSEIGRMLADPRELPGLMSRDVPVTAFGALWSEMTRDGADELLRLPADRWTMLSYENLIADTRGQLTRLAGFLGVPANRSWLTASAALVDDGRRTGAARLDSRLRAALRRSCAPGTAIDKAVAAAAGVLLHVPL, from the coding sequence ATGGCTCCGACCTTCGTCATCAGCACCGGCCGGTGCGGCTCCACCCTGCTCTCCCGGATGCTGCGCCTGCACCCCGACGTGCTCAGCCTCAGTGAGCTGCTCAGCACGGTGCGGTCCCGGCATCCGTTCGGCGGTGAGACCGACGGCGCCGAGTTCTGGCGGATGCTCAGCGACCCCGATCCCGCCGTCGACCTGATGGTCACCGAGGGACTGACGGTCTCCGAGCTGATCTACCCGTACGGCCGCGGTCGTTTCGATCCCGCCGAAGGCGTTCCTGCGATCTGCCACATGACCTTGCCGATGCTCACCGACGACCCGGACACGCTCTACGACGAGCTGGCCGCCGAAGTGCCGGCATGGCCGTCGCGGCCGGTCGCCGACCAGTACCGGGCCCTGTTCTCCTTCCTGTCCGCCCGCTGCGACCGGCCGGTCGTGGTGGAACGCTCCGGCGGCTCGCTGAACATGCTGCCGCAGTTGCGGGCGGCGTTCCCGGACGCGCGTTTCGTCTACCTGACCCGCGACGGCGCCGACTCGGCGGTCTCGATGAGCGGCCATGCCGGGTTCCGGCTGATGCTGGTCGGCCGGGAAGCCGCCCGGCTCAGCGGCGTCCGCGGCCCGGACCAGCTCGGGCCCGCCCAGATGCCGATGCTGCCGTCCGAGATCGGCCGGATGCTCGCCGACCCGCGGGAGCTGCCCGGACTGATGTCGCGGGACGTGCCGGTCACCGCGTTCGGGGCACTGTGGTCCGAGATGACCCGCGACGGCGCCGACGAACTGCTGCGCCTGCCCGCCGACCGGTGGACGATGCTGTCCTACGAGAACCTGATCGCCGACACCCGCGGCCAGCTCACCCGGCTGGCCGGGTTCCTCGGGGTGCCGGCGAACCGGTCGTGGCTGACCGCGTCGGCGGCACTCGTCGACGACGGCCGGCGCACCGGTGCGGCACGCCTGGACTCACGCCTGCGAGCGGCCCTGCGCCGGTCGTGCGCCCCCGGCACGGCGATCGACAAGGCCGTGGCGGCCGCCGCCGGCGTCCTGCTGCACGTGCCGCTGTGA
- a CDS encoding 4'-phosphopantetheinyl transferase family protein produces the protein MNAGILAGLLPATVVTAETYTDPPGLVLFPAEEAVIARAVGKRRREFTTVRHCARTALARLGTAAVPILPGDRGAPGWPAGVVGSMTHCDGFRGSAVAWAADVLTIGLDAEPAAPLPDGVLNAIALPEEKLPVENSGVPWDRLLFSAKESVYKAWFPLTRRFIGFEAARIELDPGGTFAATMLDRRAGDPAGFTGRWICANGLVVTAIAVPA, from the coding sequence GTGAACGCGGGCATCCTGGCCGGGTTGCTGCCGGCGACGGTCGTCACCGCGGAGACGTACACGGACCCGCCCGGTCTGGTGCTGTTCCCGGCCGAGGAGGCGGTGATCGCGCGGGCCGTCGGTAAGCGGCGCCGTGAGTTCACCACCGTGCGGCACTGCGCGCGGACCGCCCTCGCCCGGCTCGGGACGGCGGCCGTGCCGATCCTGCCCGGCGACCGCGGCGCCCCGGGCTGGCCGGCCGGCGTGGTCGGCAGCATGACCCACTGCGACGGTTTCCGGGGCAGCGCGGTGGCGTGGGCCGCCGACGTGCTCACCATCGGCCTGGACGCCGAACCCGCCGCCCCCCTGCCGGACGGTGTCCTGAACGCCATCGCGCTCCCGGAGGAGAAGCTGCCCGTGGAGAACTCCGGGGTGCCGTGGGACCGGCTGCTGTTCAGCGCCAAGGAATCCGTCTACAAGGCGTGGTTCCCGCTCACCCGCCGGTTCATCGGCTTCGAGGCGGCCCGGATCGAACTGGATCCCGGCGGCACCTTCGCCGCCACCATGCTGGACCGTCGCGCGGGCGACCCGGCCGGGTTCACCGGCCGCTGGATCTGCGCGAACGGGCTGGTCGTCACCGCGATCGCGGTGCCCGCGTAG
- a CDS encoding thioesterase II family protein codes for MTNPADNLWIRRFHHEPNSRATLVCFPHAGGSASFFYPVSDAMQSTAQVVALQYPGRQDRHLEKPLTSIAALADASFAALRPLMDQPLAFFGHSMGATLAFEVAERMRTALGTAPVTLFASGRRAPSRHRDETVHRSDDDGIVAELKTLSGTDARVLGDPELLRMILPAIRSDYHAAETYRWSPSPPLTCPIVALTGDSDPKVSRDEAQAWGEHTTGGFELRTFPGGHFFLAQHQRAVINLISDQLLTVVS; via the coding sequence ATGACCAACCCCGCCGACAACCTGTGGATCCGCCGGTTCCACCACGAGCCGAACAGCCGGGCCACCCTGGTCTGTTTCCCGCACGCAGGCGGCTCGGCCAGCTTCTTCTACCCGGTCTCCGACGCCATGCAGTCCACCGCGCAGGTGGTGGCGCTGCAATACCCGGGCCGTCAGGACCGGCACCTGGAGAAGCCGCTGACCAGCATCGCCGCCCTGGCCGACGCGTCGTTCGCCGCGTTGCGCCCGTTGATGGACCAGCCGCTGGCGTTCTTCGGGCACAGCATGGGCGCCACCCTGGCCTTCGAGGTCGCCGAACGGATGCGCACCGCACTGGGCACCGCCCCGGTCACCCTGTTCGCCTCCGGCCGCCGGGCGCCGTCCCGGCACCGGGACGAGACCGTGCACCGCAGTGACGACGACGGCATCGTGGCCGAGCTGAAGACCCTCAGCGGCACCGACGCGCGGGTTCTCGGCGACCCGGAACTGCTGCGGATGATCCTGCCGGCGATCCGCAGCGACTACCACGCCGCCGAGACCTACCGCTGGTCGCCGAGCCCGCCGTTGACCTGCCCGATCGTCGCCCTCACCGGTGACAGCGACCCGAAGGTCAGCCGGGACGAGGCGCAGGCGTGGGGTGAGCACACCACCGGCGGTTTCGAGCTGCGCACCTTCCCCGGCGGGCACTTCTTCCTGGCCCAGCACCAGCGCGCGGTGATCAACCTGATCAGCGATCAGCTGCTGACCGTGGTCTCCTGA